Proteins encoded by one window of Mercenaria mercenaria strain notata chromosome 4, MADL_Memer_1, whole genome shotgun sequence:
- the LOC123551785 gene encoding uncharacterized protein LOC123551785, giving the protein MASRSFDDVIQSIDKDVVEVETTEHSFNKEGTAELERTEQTDEQDDITVKLKLGNRSDRQVKTAGLERVKQNDNQGKSVGLKRAKPNNDLDKTAGLKRVMQNDDQGEPVDLKRTKSGDSHEIDECKAVKQNDNLNETDELKKVKLTNDQNENSKLEDEQNNIGRNELNDTKKAKTNDYKDENVESMSEWQIDVKRQKWDNVQNCLIVGGIGQPIGYKLQDIVPRGDAPYPRPPPAPAPPPPDLLDQHNPGFLC; this is encoded by the coding sequence ATGGCAAGTCGATCATTCGATGACGTGATACAAAGTATCGACAAAGATGTCGTTGAAGTGGAAACTACTGAGCACAGTTTCAACAAAGAGGGAACTGCTGAATTAGAAAGGACCGAGCAAACTGACGAGCAAGATGATATTACTGTTAAACTAAAATTAGGCAACCGAAGTGATAGACAAGTAAAAACTGCTGGGCTGGAAAGGGTGAAGCAAAATGACAACCAAGGTAAAAGCGTTGGACTAAAAAGAGCCAAACCAAATAATGACTTAGATAAAACCGCTGGATTAAAAAGGGTGATGCAAAATGATGACCAAGGTGAACCTGTTGACCTTAAAAGGACAAAAAGTGGCGACAGTCACGAAATTGATGAATGTAAAGCGGTAAAGCAAAATGACAACCTAAATGAAACAGATGAACTTAAAAAGGTCAAGCTCACTAACGACCAAAATGAAAATAGTAAACTGGAGGATGAGCAAAATAATATCGGACGAAACGAACTAAATGACACGAAGAAGGCCAAGACAAATGATTATAAGGACGAAAATGTTGAATCAATGAGTGAATGGCAAATTGACGTTAAAAGACAGAAGTGGGATAATGTGCAAAATTGTCTTATTGTTGGGGGCATTGGTCAACCTATAGGATATAAATTACAAGATATTGTTCCGAGAGGTGATGCACCTTATCCAAGACCTCCTCCAGCACCGGCACCGCCCCCGCCTGATCTCCTTGATCAACATAATCCTGGATTTTTATGTTAG